From a region of the Syngnathus typhle isolate RoL2023-S1 ecotype Sweden linkage group LG12, RoL_Styp_1.0, whole genome shotgun sequence genome:
- the sppl3 gene encoding signal peptide peptidase-like 3 isoform X2, with protein sequence MIQRGDDNLSLGSLSSFHLSSTIVRQAYSLVDSSQVSTFLISILLIVYGSFRSLNMDCENQEKDKDGNPTPGSFNNANTNNSIQTIDSTQALFLPIGASVSLLVMFFFFDSVQVVFTICTAVLATIAFAFLLLPMCQYLTRPCSPQNKISFGCCGRFTLAELLSFSLSVMLVLIWVLTGHWLLMDALAMGLCVAMIAFVRLPSLKVSCLLLSGLLIYDVFWVFFSAYIFNSNVMVKVATQPAENPIDVLSRKLHLGPGMARDVPRLSLPGKLVFPSSTGSHFSMLGIGDIVMPGLLLCFVLRYDNYKKQASGEALGPGNVSGRMQRVSYFHCTLIGYFVGLLTATVASRIHRAAQPALLYLVPFTLLPLLTMAYLKGDLRRMWSEPFHTKPSSRFLEV encoded by the exons GGCGTACTCTTTAGTTGACTCCAGCCAGGTGTCCACCTTCCTCATCTCCATCCTTCTCATCGTCTATGGCAGCTTCAG GTCATTAAACATGGACTGTGAGAACCAAGAGAAGGACAAAGATGGCAACCCCACACCGGGCTCCTTCAACAACGCcaacacaaacaaca gtaTTCAGACTATAGACTCAACGCAGGCGCTGTTCCTGCCCATAGGGGCTTCCGTGTCTCTGCTAGTCATGTTCTTCTTCTTTGACTCGGTCCAGGTGGTCTTCACCATCTGCACGGCAG TGCTCGCTACAATCGCTTTTGCGTTCCTCTTGTTGCCAATGTGCCAGTATCTGACGAGGCCCTGCTCCCCACAGAACAA aatttCCTTTGGCTGCTGTGGCCGCTTCACTCTGGCCGAGCTCCTGTCCTTCTCCCTCTCCGTCATGTTGGTGCTCATCTGGGTGCTGACTGGACATTGGCTTCTCATGGATG CTTTGGCCATGGGCTTGTGTGTGGCCATGATCGCCTTCGTGCGGCTGCCCAGTCTGAAGGTGTCGTGCCTGCTCCTGTCAGGGCTGCTCATCTATGACGTGTTCTGG GTGTTCTTCTCAGCTTACATCTTCAACAGCAACGTGATGGTCAAAGTCGCCACTCAACCTGCTGAGAACCCCATTGACGTCCTGTCCAGGAAGCTTCACTTGGGACCGGGGATGGCCCGTGACGTGCCCCGCCTCTCCCTACCTGGGAAACTGGTCTTTCCCAG ctCCACAGGAAGTCACTTCTCCATGTTGGGAATCGGCGACATCGTGATGCCCGGGCTGCTCTTGTGCTTTGTCCTGCGCTACGACAACTATAAGAAGCAAGCTAGCGGGGAGGCCTTAGGGCCCGGGAACGTGTCGGGACGCATGCAGAGGGTCTCCTATTTCCACTGCACTCTCATTGGATACTTTGTGG gtcTTTTGACTGCCACCGTGGCATCCAGGATCCATCGCGCTGCTCAGCCTGCTCTGCTCTACCTGGTGCCCTTCACCCTGCTGCCTCTGCTCACCATGGCCTATCTGAAG gGTGATTTGCGGCGCATGTGGTCCGAGCCCTTCCATACCAAGCCCAGCTCCCGCTTCCTGGAGGTATGA
- the sppl3 gene encoding signal peptide peptidase-like 3 isoform X3 — MAEQGYSSWAYSLVDSSQVSTFLISILLIVYGSFRSLNMDCENQEKDKDGNPTPGSFNNANTNNSIQTIDSTQALFLPIGASVSLLVMFFFFDSVQVVFTICTAVLATIAFAFLLLPMCQYLTRPCSPQNKISFGCCGRFTLAELLSFSLSVMLVLIWVLTGHWLLMDALAMGLCVAMIAFVRLPSLKVSCLLLSGLLIYDVFWVFFSAYIFNSNVMVKVATQPAENPIDVLSRKLHLGPGMARDVPRLSLPGKLVFPSSTGSHFSMLGIGDIVMPGLLLCFVLRYDNYKKQASGEALGPGNVSGRMQRVSYFHCTLIGYFVGLLTATVASRIHRAAQPALLYLVPFTLLPLLTMAYLKGDLRRMWSEPFHTKPSSRFLEV; from the exons ATGGCGGAGCAAGGCTACTCGTCTTG GGCGTACTCTTTAGTTGACTCCAGCCAGGTGTCCACCTTCCTCATCTCCATCCTTCTCATCGTCTATGGCAGCTTCAG GTCATTAAACATGGACTGTGAGAACCAAGAGAAGGACAAAGATGGCAACCCCACACCGGGCTCCTTCAACAACGCcaacacaaacaaca gtaTTCAGACTATAGACTCAACGCAGGCGCTGTTCCTGCCCATAGGGGCTTCCGTGTCTCTGCTAGTCATGTTCTTCTTCTTTGACTCGGTCCAGGTGGTCTTCACCATCTGCACGGCAG TGCTCGCTACAATCGCTTTTGCGTTCCTCTTGTTGCCAATGTGCCAGTATCTGACGAGGCCCTGCTCCCCACAGAACAA aatttCCTTTGGCTGCTGTGGCCGCTTCACTCTGGCCGAGCTCCTGTCCTTCTCCCTCTCCGTCATGTTGGTGCTCATCTGGGTGCTGACTGGACATTGGCTTCTCATGGATG CTTTGGCCATGGGCTTGTGTGTGGCCATGATCGCCTTCGTGCGGCTGCCCAGTCTGAAGGTGTCGTGCCTGCTCCTGTCAGGGCTGCTCATCTATGACGTGTTCTGG GTGTTCTTCTCAGCTTACATCTTCAACAGCAACGTGATGGTCAAAGTCGCCACTCAACCTGCTGAGAACCCCATTGACGTCCTGTCCAGGAAGCTTCACTTGGGACCGGGGATGGCCCGTGACGTGCCCCGCCTCTCCCTACCTGGGAAACTGGTCTTTCCCAG ctCCACAGGAAGTCACTTCTCCATGTTGGGAATCGGCGACATCGTGATGCCCGGGCTGCTCTTGTGCTTTGTCCTGCGCTACGACAACTATAAGAAGCAAGCTAGCGGGGAGGCCTTAGGGCCCGGGAACGTGTCGGGACGCATGCAGAGGGTCTCCTATTTCCACTGCACTCTCATTGGATACTTTGTGG gtcTTTTGACTGCCACCGTGGCATCCAGGATCCATCGCGCTGCTCAGCCTGCTCTGCTCTACCTGGTGCCCTTCACCCTGCTGCCTCTGCTCACCATGGCCTATCTGAAG gGTGATTTGCGGCGCATGTGGTCCGAGCCCTTCCATACCAAGCCCAGCTCCCGCTTCCTGGAGGTATGA